GACGATTAGAACTCTTCGCCCCACTCCTGGGATATGGAGGATGTCCCAAAGTTCGTGGAATTTGAGGTAGCGGCTCCCGGCTCCGTTGTGGTAAAACGGAGCTGTGAGAAAATGGAGGGAGCCGCCAATGTCAGCATATCACAGCAAGGGCAGTTCTGGAAGAGGCAACGGGAAAGCAGACGCGACGAAAACACTAATCTCCCGCGAGGTAGCACTGAGTTTGGAGGCGATACGCCAGAGGGCCAAAGATGGCCTACTTGCACTATGCGTAGAGGTGGGGCTCAACACGCTCGAGATGATGTTCGAGCAGGAGCTGGAGGAGAAGATTGGCAAGAAGGGCAAGCACAACGCCGATCGGTCTAGCTACAGGCACAGTTACGAGCCAAGAAAGGTAGTGCTGGGAGGGCGTAAGGTCGAGGTGTCAAAGCCGCGGGCCCGAACAGTCGACGGCAAAGAAGTTGTGCTTGAGTCATACGAGGCAATCAAGAATGACGAGATCCTGACGCGCCACGCCTTCGAGACGATGCTGCACGGTCTATCCACGCGCAACTATGCTTTCGGGCTTGAGGATGTGGGTGATGTGGAGGCATCCGGCATCTCTAAGAGTTCGATAAGCCGCAGGTTTGCCCGAGTGACGCAGGAGGCGCTGGCCGAACTTCTCGCTAAGAGGCTGGATGGGATTGATCTGGTGGTCCTATACATCGACGGGATCGAGGTAGCGGAGCATACGGCGGTCTGCGCTCTTGGCATCGACATTGACGGTAAGAAACACATACTCGGTGTGTGGGAGGGCGCCACCGAGAATGCTTCAGTATGCAAAGGGCTGGTCACCAACCTGGCGGAGCGGGGTCTTAAGACGGATGGGCTGCTCGTTGTCATAGATGGTTCCAAGGCGTTACGCAGGGCAGTGGCTGATGTGCTCGGGAATGACGTACCCGTCCAGAGGTGCCAGGTGCACAAGATGAGGAACGTTCTTGACCATCTCCCTGAGGAACAGCGCCCCTGGGTGAAGCGCAAACTCGCAGCCGCCTGGGCAGAGCCTGATGCCAACATGGCTAGGAAAGCACTTGAGGCACTGGCAGACTCCTTGGAGAAGAACTACCCTGGAGCCGCCGCAAGCCTGCGCGAGGGTCTAGAGG
This region of Bacillota bacterium genomic DNA includes:
- a CDS encoding IS256 family transposase, which translates into the protein MSAYHSKGSSGRGNGKADATKTLISREVALSLEAIRQRAKDGLLALCVEVGLNTLEMMFEQELEEKIGKKGKHNADRSSYRHSYEPRKVVLGGRKVEVSKPRARTVDGKEVVLESYEAIKNDEILTRHAFETMLHGLSTRNYAFGLEDVGDVEASGISKSSISRRFARVTQEALAELLAKRLDGIDLVVLYIDGIEVAEHTAVCALGIDIDGKKHILGVWEGATENASVCKGLVTNLAERGLKTDGLLVVIDGSKALRRAVADVLGNDVPVQRCQVHKMRNVLDHLPEEQRPWVKRKLAAAWAEPDANMARKALEALADSLEKNYPGAAASLREGLEETITINRLMLTGALRRTIRSTNPIESAIEMARTTARRVKRWRNGNQVLRWTLAGLKEAERRFRRVAGYRELPLLRMRLKAEVLHTTTSEAANA